Part of the Nymphalis io chromosome 8, ilAglIoxx1.1, whole genome shotgun sequence genome, gtaatatctaCGGCGAATATGAATGTGCGACTAGTTTTATGgtgtttttattagttttatttatctatataaaagcattaagttatatttgaaatgtcgttataataaatatcaaaatcgagaacaatttttttttgattttgatatttattgatatagagGGCAGCTTATTTGCATATAAATCCACGTACTATTTTGTATAGtcgaaaatgtaataaaaataaatagttcataataaaataaatattagatatatatccGAAAATGTCAACCTcctatattttacatttttttatttgggtaAAACTTATGTTTGTTGAATAATGAAACGAGATCCACCTTTTCAACTAATGCTAAGATTCCGATTCAAGATAAATGAGAACATGAATTATTTTACCTCCATCGAtactctttgtttatttatagttaaactgAGACTTAGTAGCgactttttgaattaaattattgttttgtattttgacTTCTTAAAGGTTGTATTTTTTAGCCTGTTTTCTTCGCCAGTGTTGCTATCTTCATCCCAGCAATTTGCATATTGGGATGATCCAGAGAAatcctgaaattaaaaaaatcgcaTAATGATGTTATCCTGACAAATTACGGCagctatttttaatagaaactaaTCAACTGTGCTGGACAATTCGATGGAACGGTAAATCTGAAACGACTGGGAAGATTTCAGGGAATGCATTAACGGCTTCACGTGTTTTTCGAAGTACGGTAGcggaaattgaaatatatattgccATAGAGAGTAAAAAGACATCCCGATCGGTTCAAGGCTTTAGTTGTGACGCACATATACGAAATGTTAGTTGGTTAATACCGCTGGCGAACAGCGGCTTCACTCTTTTGTTTGAGTGCAGGCATAAAAAGGAGCTTATGTGAATGTTGAAAGTGACTTAGGGTGATACACTATTTTAATGCGTGTATCCttgaaaagttataattattatagtcaatatcgcatatcacattttgacatttattagCATATTACGTTCTGCGGTAATTTTCGAGTTTGTAACCCACTTTTGGTTCAAACCCatgcaagcaccacttaattttcttgtgcttaatttgtgtttataattgatctcgtgcttggcggtaaaggaaaacatcacgaggaaacctgcatgtgtctaatttcactgaaattctgtcacgtgtattctaccaacccgctatgaagcagcgtggtggaataagccccaaacattctcctcaaaagaggtgaggaagccttagcctaacaatgggacatttacaggtttgTGCCTAATGGAAATTTGAAAAACCTATAACTTAATAAACGACAATAGTCGTTAGTActaatttcaaaatcaaatgaGTTTTGCTGGCCTATTTGGTTATATTACACCCACATATTGTATCGTTTTTACTATGTCTTGAACTGTTGTTGACCCTTCTCTGCAAGTACGTTAAAGCTTACGGGCATTGATATTACCGTGTCAATATCATTAGCCGTCAAGTTAACAACCGACCTTGACTGTGAAAAATATCTAtcctatttacataatattatcattttagcaaaaaaaaacctgtaatTCGATTACATTATAGATACGTGATAGGACTACCGaaatagcaaaataaatatatgcactTAATTACAAACTAACCAGATGAATTTACATAGATATGGAAAGTAGTGCCTAATTTGCAACaaggaagacgttttcaaaaactaatatttagcCTTTAATTTACTCGTGATTAATGTTGAAATGCGTGTTTCATACTTAAGCAAGCCATAAGTAGTCACACGAAGAATACTAATATCGGGCGGGCGGGGAAACTAATGAACAGGGCCTTAGAATGGCGATCCATGATAGAGATGACTCCATCATAGATTTACTGGCCCAACACCATCCAAACCAAATTGAAATCCAaccattttgattttgatgataCTTGAACATGATTACATGCAGACATAAAATACCAAACTAAAAACCGTAGGAAGATACAACAAAGACACTGACAGCCACTTGCGCTACTgaagtttattatttagtttataaatacaccccagaaaaatatgattatacatatattgtgcAATGAAACTAATGTTTCAGCTTgtatgtaacaatatatttatctcaTCACACAAAcagtaaacacaaaaaaaatctcGATAATCTTGATTCCATATCGTATTTTAAGCTTTTGGCTAATACGTAACtacttcattaaaatattagccACCTTTATACAATTTTCCACTTAGTTGCTTATATATTAGAGCTCAAAATCAAATCCAAGATGTATGAATTGCTAAGCATCGAGCTTAGTTCGTCATTATATGCAAATTATTTGCGAGAATCACTTCGCGAATATATGAGTCACAGAATAAGGCGTGATTTgtaacgttttgtttttataagcgTATGTATTTGTTTCGTATTAAGgaaaagcaatattttatttttattaattgacacAATTTCAATCTATCGTAACATTTACTTCTATTGCGAGTTTTATATGTAACTCTTTCCCCTAAAGTAAATCCCCACTAACGGCGAATCCGAGACAACCATAGAGATTACAAGCGTAGGTCCAAGAAGTGCAGATTTGAATTTCAAACCTGTGACATCGGGGTGAGAAACCTTATAAACTAAGCACTACCACGACCACTGAGACggtaaatttataacataaaaaaatattaattaattatttacctttAAAAAAAGGCGAGTATAATAAGCcagttaaataaagtaatatttaggCATCAATTAAGTAACAATCAATTAAGTTTATCTTGCATTATTGTCTCTATAAGTCTTTAGtctttttaatctataaatttactaaatagGTCTTGATTACTATAGAGGTATCTGGCATAGACACTACTTAACATTCTTAACCTTCTGGTCTACTTTCAAATATTATGACTAGCATTTAGATGattccatagacaatttacttcTTTTTACTGGTTTGACATATTCCTATCATAGATTAGTAGATAATGACGAGATAGATGTTGTGGGGATGTAAAGGGAGAGAGTATTTCAGGCTATGACTTAAGATAGATTTGTATGGAAGAAAAAACAAACCCTCAATAAAAGATAAGGATAAACGAACGATGAAtcacatattattaattaacgaaAACCAAGCGTTTTATCGGTCAGTACGAACATATGCTCTTTaacaatatatcattttatcttAATCGTGATTATAAATATCAGACATTTATCAGCTGTTAAAATCATGATAATAAATGGAGTATAATCACAGATTCATTGAGACAGCTACCAGCGGAGTAAGACGCAATCGCTAATATACTGTGTGTCCGCCTCATAACATTGAACTTTAGTTTTAATGGACTCATTTATATACACACAACCCAATTTTTCATGGTTTATTTGAATTTTGCTTAAAGCAAACGAAATGGATTACCTCAGTAGTGAACAATGcttttgttgttatttactGATGTGAAGGgtgctatatatatgtatagtttttacggtagggctttgtgcaagctcgtctgggtgggtaccacccactcattatatattctaccgcaaaacagcagtacttggtattgttgtgttccgagggtgagtgggccagtgtaattacaggcacaagtgacataacatcttagttcccaaggtttgtggcacaTTGGGGATGTATGCGAatacttcttacaatgccaatgtctatgggcattggtgaccacttaccatgaggcgGCCCTTTTGCTCGCCAGCCTacctatagtataaaaataaattcaaaaggcATGTTTATGTGCCCTTCCACTGCGTATGCTTTGATCGcctataactatatttatattattattttgaaacgtAAAGCTATTTCGAAATTCGATTGCAAAAATTATTATCGCAAAGAGATTaccagttatatataaatactacaatTGTGCGCATTTAAGGACCATAAACTGgatgaaaatgttaataattactgTATTTAAGGACTAAATTGACGGCGATATGGCCATGATCTTCTTAACACAATCATTATCATAAATTCATTATAACATcggttataaatgaaattacgatttaaatcgtatataatataagataataaaactttaatttcattagtTTACCGACACATTATTGTTGGCTTTCCAACAAGGACTTTTCCTTTTCCtttcatatatatgaataataaaaatataaacgccAAAAAACGTTACTAAGTTGTTACGTTGCGAGTCTAATTTtgggaaattattatttatggtctgataaaaacattattgattAACAATTGACGTCACTTATAGAAATGGATTTAGAAGTTAATAGCAGCTGTGTAGGTGATcatataagaaatttaaacgTCTTGAACGTCACTAAATAGTAAATGAGaagcaataaattatataatagtatataaataatagtatataataaaagtagaaCACGATTACTTCAAAGTATAAAGATTAGGAATTAAAAGGGTACTTAAAAATGACAGCGGCTgcaaaaaacaaacgaaacgaGATCGCGCTGTGTTGATATTTTCCATACTTTAAATGTcactaatttattcaaattcacAACAATGGTGCTGAATCGTTGTCAAAAtatgttcataatataaatCCTGTTATGTGTTTCCTCTGAACTTTATTTCTCAATGGAAATTTACCatagataaaacaaaattgtatgtaactatttattaacaaaaaaaaaaaaaattataatatatattttagtgtgaTCCAAAACTTTATTTAGTCAAACTATAATTACTTGTTTCAGATGGAAATTAGGAGACGCGGCGGGCCATCATTCCTCACATACTGGATATTTTTGTTGCAAGTAAGTAATGTACAAATAATCTCAACGTAATCATATGCTATGTATTTAAACTTCAGTTATGTACATAATTTGCCAATTTTTtcgataatgttatttatatacctaataaataatttacagaaAAGATATGTAGGTACTTCActactttttataaaagaagATAAGTCTGACAATGTTAACAAATCTATGATCTAGAATtcgttaaataatgaaaaaaacttaatgtgaaatgtaaatacatactatactACACTATacaatgcttatatatatatccaatttCTGAAGCAAtgataagattatttaatttgacttaAATCTGAATAGTCATTGGTCGGTAGTTGTCGATGACGTAGATGTTGACCAATGAGCGTGCTGTGTTTAGTCATattagtaatttgtttttactcATCTTTTCAGAAACTGGTGGTTACTATAATTTTGAGTTTTGTTTGTGTGAACTAATTATACCTATACAGATTTAGCCttttacactgtttattataatgatatgcTTATTAGAAAGACCTGCAAGACGTTTATGCCACTTACTTCACGAGTTCCGAAAAATTTTGATAGGGTAAAAACCGTATCTATGAAAAATACGCATAAGTGCTAACTGGtgaatcataatttttatttataagatgaaagtgttcaaaataattaatccaATTTTCAGATGTTAGGCAGTGCCCGCCGTGGCGCGGAAGGGCATGGTCGCCTTATGGACCCTCCTGCGCGCAATTCCATGTGGAGGTTTGGTTTCCCAAACCCTGTCAATTATAATGACAACGAGCTCTTCTGTGGTGGATATGCCGGTCAGAATTCCcgttaatttgatataatttaatgatattttatgggTATTTTTTGACTTTTGTTAGATGCAAATTATTTTCAGAACGCTATTCCAATAATAGAAGTTTGAATGAATATTGTCCAATATAAaacaatcattatatttattatctgatttaatttttagttaaatatcgtatttatttatcgaaCTTACATTAAGCTTacccaaaaaaaaatcaaatcgataatgtattcatattatataataagataagaaTTTTTTTGAGTTAATGTTATCTTATTAACAATTCATTACCGCCTATAAATATTTGCAGATTAGAAAactgcagttttttttaaatattacttaagttTACTGAAGAAGAAGCAGCCACTCGACCGGTCAAATCGTGCATAtaggaaaaaaaattacgtcaGCTCTTAAGAAATTGTCTGGGTGACAATCTTTGCATTCAAAATATTAGCAAACATTTTAAGGTTGTTTATGGACAAGTAATTCGTATTTAAAGTTCATTGAACTCtatattattcgtttatttttcaagatatccgaataaatttatattaagcgtCTTATTTTTTTCGATAACAATATCAATACtaagaatttttattacttaacataaacaacaacaataattcCTAATATgtctttgttaatttaaaagtttgtgGTGAGACTTTTTGGCTAGCCTGAACCTCACTACTTATTCTACTCTCAAACATGTGTAATTGCAGACACGGATATTACGTCATAaactctaaaatatttaaaataaaattacatatccTTTCTTGGAACAACTAAGCTAATTCAGCGTGTGTTTAGTCCAGTGGGAGCAGAACTCAGGACGGTGTGGTGTGTGTGGTGACGCAGATCACCTAAACGAACCGAGGCCTCATGAGGCCGGAGGAATGTACGGCAAGGGCATCATAACAAGACACTACAGCGTTGGACAGGTGATTGAATCACATTCCGAAAACCGATTTTACAGCATCTATTAATCATTACATAATCACTGATACGATTCAATTCAACCATTaacagatattataatattttacgtttcgctcactcgtgaaattttgaaaaattaattttaacgatGATTCGCTAATTTAAGGCGTGGATCTTTTAAACATCCAATGTCGCATACCATAACTTTCTGACAtgagtattttgattttgcgaTGACTTTCAAGTTTCTTCTTACATAGCATAATatctttactattttattaataatgtggaaatattttcttattatcagAAGGTATTTTTAAGCTGCCAACTGGCAGTGGAGCagcgttgaaaaaaaaattgataattttcatttaatttaatgtatcattttattttaggaaataGAAGTAGAAGTAGAATTAACGGCGAATCATCTTGGCACATTTATACTGAAGCTGTGCCCGAACAACAATCCGAAACAAGAAGCGACTCAAGAGTGCTTTGACAGGTAAAGCGATATAATCCATTATTAACTGTAACGAATGCTTTAAACGCTTAACAtaggttataaataaagaaaatattagcaTGATAAGAAGACACACTTACAATTtcagttatatttcaaatttatatatatattataggtacttCAATAGTTTGTATTGATATAAAAGAGTGTACAAATTTGGGCCTAAGATGATATATTTGAACCACACACGTATTGTCATTTTAATTCAGAAGAACTTAAAATGCTTTAGTTGGTAATATGAATTCTTCACAAgaagaatttgtttatttgattttattttgtttcgctATGTACAAAAATCTATGAAATCTAAATCTAAGTGCACATGAAGAACGAAAAActagatttattaatatttgttatttaataaatctccattactttttaggtatccGCTTTATATCTCAGGAACTCGAGAGGACAGATTCCTTATACCCCTGGATACTGCCAAGAAAGAACAATTCAGGTATCGGGTGAGGTTACCGCCTTACGTAACTTGTACGCAATGTGTTTTACAATGGACATATTATACAGGTGAGATGCAAATGTATTCATAGCGCTGTCAATGTtcgaaacataaatatttaaaattatttggcaGTTTCAGTATATTAGCgatcaataaaaaaactgtagGGCGTTTAAACGCATTGGATTTTTGCTTTCGATTGTATTTATAGCAGGACGGCAGAAGATCAAACTGCCCACCTGGTGTGGTACACGGTCACCACTACAGACAgttcaaaataatttgtactGAAATAAACTTTTACTATTCTCTACACCGAGCCGTGGTAATAAGAATGTATGCCTTGAATTCTAGTGGTTAAGTCGAAACTCACCCGCTCACTTATAACCGAAATAATGAATGCTATTTGACGATAAAAGAATCTAAAAATAAcaggatttatttataatgatccAACTTATATACTCACGAATCTTACCTTATAGTAATATTGCAATCATTGACTTCTAGGAAACATGTGGGGCATATGTCCAAACGGTACGGAAGCTGTCGGGTGTGGTCGCTCTGAAACATTTAGGAACTGCGCGGATGTGAGTGTAGTGACCAACACCGGTGGCCTTCCGCCAGCGTTTGCTGGTGATCTCCGGAAAGACAACCCATTCCTGTTGTATTACAGGGACTATGCCATGCCACAAAATGTCTACCCTCTTGTTGTCAGGTTTGTGCTCACAGATCGTGgtgtatttatatactattaaatgtatatgtttaaaaagagaatgtttatatgtgtatatctctttttttaattattatttatcattttatatttataaatacttatattataatttgaaatttcataAACTACAGAATAAAATATGGCGTGTACCTTCGTAAGTAGCGtttattattaggtatttttatgTACTATAAGTATCGAatttatatgcttaatatttcaGATATAAACAAAAGGGAGTACGTAAAGAGGAATTTCGTGCTATTAGGTAATACATGCTAACGATGCAACCAGAGAATATgaaattgtgtttatttacGTTTTGGCACTGTATAAAATCACTGATTTTCTTTCAGCAACGATATATCTGATAGTGAAACAGAGACGGACGTAGGTC contains:
- the LOC126770215 gene encoding uncharacterized protein LOC126770215: MEIRRRGGPSFLTYWIFLLQMLGSARRGAEGHGRLMDPPARNSMWRFGFPNPVNYNDNELFCGGYAVQWEQNSGRCGVCGDADHLNEPRPHEAGGMYGKGIITRHYSVGQEIEVEVELTANHLGTFILKLCPNNNPKQEATQECFDRYPLYISGTREDRFLIPLDTAKKEQFRYRVRLPPYVTCTQCVLQWTYYTGNMWGICPNGTEAVGCGRSETFRNCADVSVVTNTGGLPPAFAGDLRKDNPFLLYYRDYAMPQNVYPLVVRDQVCLPTQSYRVIPGMLSWCQTNCLRYPPNCPENLCQCPQVCEAIGELEGREGADVYCMDQCIVYPPRCPKDRCRCY